GATCGTCCAGGTTGCGAGCCAGGCGGTCCATGCTGTGGACGACCACCGTGTCCCCTTCGCGGGCAAAGGCGAGCAGGGCTCCGAGCTGGGGGCGGTGAACGTCCTTGCCGGAGGCCTGATCGGTGAACACCCGGTCGACCTGGGTCTGGTCGAGCTGGCGTTCAGGGTTCTGGTCGAGGGAGCTGACGCGGGTGTAGCCGATGCGTTGATCGGGCAAGGGGTGTCCTCCAAGGAAAGTGTCAGGTTGAAGTCTGTGACTTGGTAGAATCGATGTCAGGAAAACTCAAAACCCACTCTATTCTGACAGTCCTGACCGTTCTTCTCTGACGTCCAGTTGGGGTATACCCCAGCACCACACTTTCCCCCTTGATGCAGGCGGGTCCCCATCCACAAGCAGCGCTCTACAGCTGCGCATCAGTGGTCACGCGAAAGCAAACGCTCAGCGGACCTGGTGCCGCCGCGCCCGAGCCCGCTCGTCTTGGCGGCCGTTTGTGTCACATCTACAATGTCTGGATGACGACGCTCACGGTCGCGACCGTGCTTGACCAGCTCAAGGCCCTCTCCCACGAGATCCGCTTCGAGTTGGTCCGGCACCTCGCCGGGGGAGAGCGTTGTGTCTGCGACCTGGAAGCGCTGCTGGGGCTCCCCCAGTCCAAGGTCTCCTACCACCTCGGCATCCTCCGCGAGGCCGAACTCGTCTGCTCCGAGCAACGCGGCAAGAACACCTACTACACCCTGCAGCAAGATCAACTCTTTCAATTAGGTGGCACACTGCTCAGCGAGATTTTTACCGGCCCCCTCGCCTTGACGCATCAAAACAAATCCATATGCTGAGGGCGTGAAGCGCGTCCTAATCCTGTGCACCCACAATTCCGCCCGCTCGCAGATGGCCGAGGCCCTGACCCGGGAGGCCGCGCGGGTGGCTGGCCTCGACCTCGACGTGCACTCGGCGGGGACCGAGGCGACCCGGGTGAAGGACGACGCGAAGACGGTGATGGGGGAGATCGGCCTGAGCCTGGACGGACACAGCAGCAAAACGCTTCGGGACGTGCCAGACCCACAGAACTTCGACTACGTGATCACCGTCTGTGACTCGGCGGCGGAGGCGTGCCCGGTCTACCCGGGCAAGACGCACCGCCTGCACTACCCCTTCACCGACCCGAGCGGGGGCAGCCTCGACCGCTGGCGCACCGTGCGTGACCAGCTCAGGCGCCAGTTCGAGGCCTTTGTGCAGGCCCTGAAAGATGGGCAGCCTGTTCCGCCCACCTACGCGGACAGCCCCCCCGTCCCCGTCGCCTGACGTGGCGGTGTCCCTCGCGCGTGCCCTCTTCGCCGAGGGACTGGGCACCTTCGCGCTGGTGTTCTTCGGCCCGGGTGCGGCGGTGGTCTAGGCCCAGACAGGTGCGCTCGGGCACCTGGGCGTGGCGGCCGTATTCGGGCTCACCGTGGCAGCGGTGATCGCCGCGCTCGCCCCAATCAGTGGGGCGCACATCAACCCGGCGGCCACCTTCGCCCTACTGCTGGCGGGCCGCTTCCCGCCCGGGAGGGTCTTGCCCTATATCGCCGCCCAACTGCTCGGCGCCACGGGGGCCGCGTTCGTGCTGCTGGCCCTTTTTGGACTCAAGGGCAACCTGGGGGCGACGCTCCCGGCGGGCACCATCATTCAAGCGTTCGTCCTCGAAGCGGTGCTGACCTTCTTCCTGCTGCTGGTCGCGCTGCGCTCGGGGCTGCCCTGGGTGGTGGGCGGGGTCGTCGCCCTGGAGGCCGCGATGGGTGGGCCTATCACCGGGGCGAGCATGAACCCGGCCCGTTCCTTCAGCCCGGCGCTGGCGAGCGGCCTCTGGACGGCCCACTGGCTGTACTGGCTCGCACCCCTGCTCGGCGCCGCCCTCGCCGTGACCGCCAACCACCTGCTCAGCCCCACACAACCCCTGGAGCCCCGACCTCACGGCACGCAGGAATTCATGCCGCAGCGGGGCAAAACCAGGTCGCCTTCCAATTGATTGTTGTCGTCTACAACTGTTGATCTTGACAACAATAGGCTTGACCCCTACAGTCAGCCCATGACCGTTGCTAATCTCAACAGGTTGGAAGAGGCGACGCAGACGGGGGCGCTCCTGCGGACGGTGACGCGCCAGTTCACCGAGTTGCAGCAGCGCAACTTCGCCTGCTGCGACGTGCAATCCTCGACCCAGTGCGTGATCCTCACCACCCTGGAGCGCGAGGGCGACCAGACGCTGCGGGCGCTGACCGGCACCCTCAACCTGGACAAGGCCTGGCTCAGCCGCAGCACCGACGACCTGGTGGAACAGGGGCTGCTCGTCAAGACGCCGCACCCTGGGGACCGCCGTGCCCTGCTGCTGCGCCTCACGGATGCTGGACACCAGGCTGCTCAGGACCTCGACGCGGGGCTCAACGCGCAGTCCACCCGGGTGCTGGCTCGTCTACCGGAAGCCGACCGGGCGGCGACGTTGCGGCTCCTCACGGGCCTGAGCGCCGCGCTTGGGGCCGAACTCGACGGGGAAGGGGGCTGCGGATGCTGACCCGGAAAGCAAGACCCGGCGATCTGCCAGCCATTGAGGCCCTGCTCACGGCCCTGGACCTGCCGGTGGCCGGGGTCGCCGAGCACTTGGAGGGGATGCGGGTGGCCGAGGAAGACACCACTCTCCTTGGGGTGGCTGGACTGGAACGGCACGGCCAAGTGGGGCTGCTGCGCTCGGTCGCCGCCCGGCCATCGGCCCAGGGTCAGGGGGTTGCCGCCCGACTCGTGGAGGAAGTGCTCGATCAGGCCCGGCGCCTAGAACTGGAGGCGGTCTACCTGCTCACCGCCACCGCCGAGGACTATTTCCCGCGCTTCGGCTTCGCGGAGGTACCCCGCTCGGTTGCCCCCACAGCCCTCCTCGCCTCGCGCGAGTTTCAGGACGCCTGCCCGCAGTCCGCCACCCTCATGCACCTGCCCCTCAAGGAGAACGCCATGACCCAGACCGTCCCCGGCCTCACGGACCAAACCTCTACCCTTGCGCTGCTGGACACCCTGCGCGCCCAGCCGCAGCTCCCCCTGGAGTTCCATCTGCACGGCGAGCTGCTGGTCGGCCCCGGCTACCACGTCACGGAAGTCAAGGCAGTTACGATTGAAGCGATGGACTGCGGCGGCCGGGCCGACGCCTGGCGCGAGACGGTCATCCAGCTCAAGGACGGCAACGCGCGGGAGGCGGGAGAGGGGTTCATGATGACCCGTAAGTTCCTGGGCATCTACGACCAGGTGGCGAAGAGCGTCCCCGTGCGCGGTGAGGCCGAAGTCCGCTTCGAGTACGGCAACAGCGTCACGCCCGCGATGCAGTACCACGTCACGCACGTCGAGCCCCAGGCCGAGCGAGTCATCGTTTATTTGCGAACTCCCGGTGTGCAGTGCAAGGCCTCGGACGCCTGCGGTCAGCCCGTCACCTCGGCAGAGGTAGAGGCGGCAGGGTGTGCGCCCGCGAGTGGGAGCGGATGCTGTGGCCCGGCCACGACTGACCTGATCTCCCTGGGCTGATGCCCACGTCCACGCGCGGCCAGCGTTCCCTGGTGTGGACGCT
The Deinococcus sp. YIM 134068 DNA segment above includes these coding regions:
- a CDS encoding arsenate reductase ArsC, whose translation is MKRVLILCTHNSARSQMAEALTREAARVAGLDLDVHSAGTEATRVKDDAKTVMGEIGLSLDGHSSKTLRDVPDPQNFDYVITVCDSAAEACPVYPGKTHRLHYPFTDPSGGSLDRWRTVRDQLRRQFEAFVQALKDGQPVPPTYADSPPVPVA
- a CDS encoding MIP/aquaporin family protein, encoding MGVAAVFGLTVAAVIAALAPISGAHINPAATFALLLAGRFPPGRVLPYIAAQLLGATGAAFVLLALFGLKGNLGATLPAGTIIQAFVLEAVLTFFLLLVALRSGLPWVVGGVVALEAAMGGPITGASMNPARSFSPALASGLWTAHWLYWLAPLLGAALAVTANHLLSPTQPLEPRPHGTQEFMPQRGKTRSPSN
- a CDS encoding ArsR/SmtB family transcription factor, with translation MTTLTVATVLDQLKALSHEIRFELVRHLAGGERCVCDLEALLGLPQSKVSYHLGILREAELVCSEQRGKNTYYTLQQDQLFQLGGTLLSEIFTGPLALTHQNKSIC
- a CDS encoding MarR family winged helix-turn-helix transcriptional regulator; translated protein: MTVANLNRLEEATQTGALLRTVTRQFTELQQRNFACCDVQSSTQCVILTTLEREGDQTLRALTGTLNLDKAWLSRSTDDLVEQGLLVKTPHPGDRRALLLRLTDAGHQAAQDLDAGLNAQSTRVLARLPEADRAATLRLLTGLSAALGAELDGEGGCGC
- the arsN2 gene encoding arsenic resistance N-acetyltransferase ArsN2 — its product is MLTRKARPGDLPAIEALLTALDLPVAGVAEHLEGMRVAEEDTTLLGVAGLERHGQVGLLRSVAARPSAQGQGVAARLVEEVLDQARRLELEAVYLLTATAEDYFPRFGFAEVPRSVAPTALLASREFQDACPQSATLMHLPLKENAMTQTVPGLTDQTSTLALLDTLRAQPQLPLEFHLHGELLVGPGYHVTEVKAVTIEAMDCGGRADAWRETVIQLKDGNAREAGEGFMMTRKFLGIYDQVAKSVPVRGEAEVRFEYGNSVTPAMQYHVTHVEPQAERVIVYLRTPGVQCKASDACGQPVTSAEVEAAGCAPASGSGCCGPATTDLISLG